GGAggtcttaattttaatgtagtttaattgatttgttttctcctttgtaagAATATTTTTCATGTCTTGTGTAAATCTTGTATTGGGataaaagatacatatatattttttaggttTTGGCTAATAGTTTTCCGTTGGCAGCATGTGAACCTTTTTATGCCATTTTTACTTTCATCAAGAGTGTATGTAtgattttctcattctcttgtcAGAACTGGAGATTTGGGGTCAACTTTGCCAGTGTAATAGACTTTCTTAATTCATTAAGGAGTATTTTATCTTAGTTTGCCCATGAGAGAAGAGagattaaatttgttttattataccaAGAACATGGCAGTCAATAAGcataactaaaaatattatttagcttTTGATTCTGAAGACCATGTATAGCCAGTAAGGAAAAGAGGTAAAGATGtagaaaactgttttcttttttttctttctttctttttttttgtttttttttgagacggagtcttgctctgttgccaggctggagtgcagtggcgtaatctcagctcactgcatcctccgcctcctgggttcaagcgattcccctgccttagcctcccgagtagctggtactacaggcacgtgccaccacacctggctaattttttgtattttagtagaaacagggtttcaccatgttggccaggatggtctcagtctcctgacctcgtgatccacctacctcagcctcccaaagtgctgggattacaggtgtgagccactgcacctggcctcttttttattaatttaagatACATGATTTTGGctaaaactaatgaaaataaattgatgAAACTTCAATGTAGTGGATCAAGAGACTCATGAAATTGATGAGTTAGATCGTTGTGGGCACCTGTTTTAAATTTATGGTGCCTTTTTAGCAGAATCATGACTATCAACTCTTTTTCACATACTTTTATTCAAAGAAGACATTCTCCTCCTCTGCCCCAACTTATCTTCTTCTTGTCTCCAACTGCCAGTATTCTCATCCACACTCTTTGTAGTTTTGAGGTGTGAGATAACTCCTAAGTTCTTCTTGGGAATGGGTAGAGTTTAATTCTGAGTCTACATGTAGTGAGTCTATTGGAAGAAGCTTTTCTTAGGAGGTGAAATTTGGGATGGAGTTCTCCTCTACACTCTAGCCCTGTGGCCACAATCTTTGGTTTAGATCTTTGGCATTTTTTGTTGGACATCTTTCATAGTGTCTACCTCTTCTTCCTGCCTCTAGGCTTCCGGCGATTGCCAGATGAAATTCCGAAAACTCAAATCATTCCTGTAGTTAATATTCTTCAGTGACTCCGGAACAATCAAATTCTTGATCCCTCCACATGGGTCTTACCATCTGCCCTTGTGCCCTCTCTAGCTTCCTGCATATTGAGTTCCCCACAGCCCTAGTTTCCCTGAGTTTGGAatattctttcacatttgctcaTCCCACTATCTAGAAACTTCCTACAATCTCTCTACTGCCAACCTGTCTGTCTAGttgctaatttattttaaaacccaGCTTAAGCAACACATCCTTTTGGATGTGTTACTTCCCTGATCGTTATTCACCTCCATGCCGTCTTCCACTCAACTCATTGAAGTTAGGTGCCCCCTCTTCTGGGCTGCCACGGCTCTCCATGTTCACCTATGTACTGTACTTTGTATTGTAATCAGTTTAATTGACCCTCCTACTTATTTgagctccttgagagcagggCCCTGATTCCTGCTCCTTAGCACTCCACCCTCCCCAGAACTAACATGGTATAGCTTATAGGAGGCACCctataaatgtttaatgaatgtTTGAATGCAAAAGTGTATCTAACTTTCTTAATGATATATTTATGAAAAGAACTTGCTGAGAAAAAGGTAGTTAGAAAGGGTTAGGAACTTGTCAGTATTCTAAATCCCTCTTTTTCAaaagcatacacatttaggaATGACTGCCTTGCTTTAAGAATTTGTAGGCTTTTGTTCACCTGAGTTGTACCTTGCTGTCACAGAAGGATGCCCTGCAGTGGTCTCGCCATCCAGCTACAGTGGAGGGAGAGGAGCCAGAGGACACGGCCGATGTGGAGAGCTGTGGGTCTAATGAAGCCAGCACTGTGAGTGGTGAAAACGATGGTAAGGACCCTTTACCGGATGGGTGAGGGAGCCACAGCAGGCACTAGGGACTAAcctttattttcctctcttccaGTATCTCTTGATGAAACATCTTCGAACGCATCCTGTTCTACAGAATCCCAGAGTCGACCTCTTTCCAATCCCAGGGACAGCTACAGAGCTTCCTCACAGGTAAGGAAGAGGTAGAGCCTAGCCCGGGAGGATGAATGATGACAGGTATAAGGCAAGATCCCTCCTTCTCCTGTAGTGAGCTATGAACGTGTTCAGAGAGTGAAGAATAGAAGTCTGGTCTCCAGCTGTTAGTAGCATTTAGCAGGGGGCCGCAGGAAAAGTGAACAGTAGGTTTGAGCAGAGtaagttttttctctttctttaccttGGCTGAGtgattttgttcattctttttttttttttgagatggagtcgcgcctgtcgctcaggctggagtgcagtggcatgatctccgcttactgcaacctccgcctctggggttcaagcaattctcctgcctcagcctcccaagtagctgggattacaggcacgtaccaccgtgcctggctaatatttgtatttttagcagagatagggttttgccatgtcggccaggctagtctcgaattcctgacctcaagtggtctgtccacctcaacctcccaaagtgctgggattacaggtgtgagtcaccatgcccagcctgattctGTTCATTCTTGTAATATACACGTGAACATTCAGGGAGAGGTGTGGTTAGTGCAGAGTAGAGAGAACAGGAGATTGGGAGTGAGCAGTTTGAATGATAACCCTGCACTTACTAGCCTTGAGACTTGGGGAAaattccttacctgtaaaatggggataacagtacATTTTTGTAGCTTGGAATGATGCTTGGCACAGTGACCAGCATGTAGCTCAGTAACATTAACCAGTGCTCTTGTCAGCATTATTTGACAGATCTGGTTGAAGACGAGCTTCATTTTACAAGAGAGTGAGTAGAGATAGTGTCGCCAGGGAATGCTTTTGTGGCTCTGCAGTTGACTTGGGCTCTCTTTTGTTCTGTCTTGGAACGCAGgtgaacaaacaaaagaaaaagactggGGTGATGCTGCCTCGAGTTGTCCTGACTCCTCTGAAGGTAAACGGGGCCCACGTGGAATCTGCATCAGGTATGTGTAAACTCATGGTTGTGATGCTTTTTCCTCAGGTCCTGGGGACCTGGCCTCCCTCTGTCAGCAGTTTCTGACCTAATAGTGTGATACCAGGAGAGCTGTCGGGCCACAGGCAAGAGCCCTGCCAATGGATGAGGCCTGCCATAGGTTCTAGTGCTGGGCTCTGCTGTGTGCCTTCCTCTTTGTCTCCCAGGGCAGTCGTGAGGATCCAACGGAGGATTTGATTGTGCCAGTGCTTTGTAAAAGGTGTAGTGCTATACAAATAAAGATGGCAGTTTGGCACCTGTAAGGTGATATTTTAAAGCCAGACCATGAAGTGGTGGTTTCTCTCAGCCTAAGGCTGGGAGATGGAAGCATCCCAGTATTGCTGGTAGCATCTCAGGGAGAGCTGGGAGAAATGAGCTTGTCTGAGAGCCATGGGCGCGGCTTGGTGATACTTTTGACCAGTGGAATGCTGTGCCTTCAGGGTTCTCGGGCTGCCACGCCGATGGCGAGAGCGGCAGCCCgtccagcagcagcagcggctcTCTGGCCCTGGGCAGCGCTGCTATTCGTGGCCAGGCCGAGGTCACCCAGGACCCTGCCCCGCTCCTGAGAGGCTTCCGGAAGCCAGCCACAGGTGAGTGGCTTGGCACTTATTTCTCTGCCTGTAAAGGGGGCCCCTGCGGGCCTAGTGAGAAGATGATGTTTTCTATTCCAATTCCTTTAccagtttatttttacttcttgggTGGCcctctattttttgtttatttttactttgtaatttGGTTATTTCATTTGTAGCTCTCTGCTAAACTGTGAGAACTCCTTTCAGGCAGAGATGATGCCATACTGTTTCTCATATGTCCCTGTAGGCCTAGTCTGTGCCTGCCTTGTACTGCGTAGTAAGTGTTTGAGTGAGTGAAAACTGCTTCTGAGCTTCTCAGTGAAGAATTCCAACACCCCTTTTCTCTCTTCGGTAGCATCTTGCCACGTTTGTTCCCAATATCTGTAGTCTGTATCAGACGGCTCCCTTTTTTACAACCTAGTCAGTATGTTGAGTGGAAGCATGTGTTGAATTCTGGGGATGCAAACAAATTCAGTAGTGCTATTATCTATacctcccacccctcaccccaccccacccccattagGGTTATTTGCAATATTAGTATGCTCTTTGCTATTTCAGGATTTAATTCTTAATGACCCACATGCTGGTTTTTTTTGTAGATGAAACCATTAAGAAGACAAGCTTTTGCTTCTGAGAATTAGAGTAAACCTTTGCCCATGTGAGAACTAGGTTTGCTGTCTTGCTGCTTTTCCAGCTCATCAGCAGTGCTCAATCTAAGGTCTCACAGGTCTCTAGTCCTAGTGAGTTTTTCAGATAAAAGTAACATTTGCTGAGGCTTCTGTGAGAGGTATTAGCATCTCAGTTGGCTTTGAACAGTCCTTAGTACATTCCTGCATGGAGATCATCCCCCTCCAGCTCATTCACAGAAGGCTTCTGCAGATTTTTCTATAGTATACTAACTAGATTTACTTTTAGATAATTTCCATGATTTCTCCAGTTGAGCTTTGTGGAGCCTGTTCTCCAGCTTTGGAAGGAAGCTCAGAACCTGCCCCTTGCCTGATTTTCTGTGGGAAGTGTCCTTTTCAGGCTGTGACACAGCATGGTACAGAGTTTTGTCTGAGGGGATGCAACCCCAAGTGTTCTCCTGGGTTTGATGGCAATGACAGTAACCTGGAAAGAATATACAGGTTAGGATGGACTGGACAGTTGAGCAGATTGTGTGCAGATAACTTCTGGGTAGCTTGGGTGCTGTCACCAAAGTTTTCCCATCAGTtggcatttgttttttcttttaaaaagctgaaatctATACCGTGCTTCAAAAATCATAGGTCAAATGAAGCGCAACAGAGGGGAAGAAATAGATTTTGAGACACCTGGGTCCATTCTCGTCAACACCAACCTGCGTGCCCTGATCAACTCTCGGACCTTCCATGCCTTACCATCACACTTCCAGCAgcagctcctcttcctcctgcctgaAGTAGACAGACAGGTGCACATGGGCAGCCTCCCCTTTGCCTCTCTCTGGGTGGGCTTCTGTTCtcttttaagtttatttattaggatttttttcccccttgatcCTTCTAGGTGGGGACGGATGGCCTGTTGCGTCTCAGCAGCAGTGCACTAAATAACGAGTTTTTTACCCATGCGGCTCAGAGCTGGCGGGAGCGCCTGGCTGATGGTATGTAGACTTGATCATCTTGGACGGCTTGCGACGCACCTGTCATGTGGTGTTGCATGTCTCCTGGTATTTAAAACCCAAGCTCGCTCTTCTCAAACGGTTATTTAGTATAAGACAGGCTTTCCTCATTACTAATAAATGTGGTGGGTATTAATATGCCACACAGCTCTGAAGAAATAACAGGGTGTTTAGGTTTAGACTTTCACTATATTGTATGTATGTACTCATTCATCAtctcctttttattattaaaactatAAACACCTGTTCCAGTAATCATGGCATGGTCTGGAAGGGTGGAGGAAAGTACACTGTGGAGTTGAGAAGCTCCACCATGCTCTGTCTTTTTAGGCATTGTCACTTGGAGTGATTGTTAGCttctattaatttaattttgtggGGAAAGTGTTGAGAGGGCTCTAAGAACACCCCTAGGTTTGATGATTTGCTAGCAGGACTCAGCATATGGTTATATGTACAGGGCTGCGGTTTATTACAGCAGAAGAATACAAAGTAAAATCAGCAGATGGAGAGGCACATGGGGTGGGGTCCAGGGGAAACCATGTGTTGGCTGCCAAGGTCCTCTCTCAGTGGTGTCACACAGGACACATTTAATTCCCCCAGTAACAAGTTATGGTAACATGTATGAAATGTCTACTAGGGAAACCTGTTAAAGACTTGGTGCCCAGGGTTTTTATCAAGGGCTGATCATGTAGGAAGCCACTGCTTGGCACATACCCAGCTTCCAGATTCCCAAAAGGAAGGCAGATGTTCAGCATAAGCCATAATGTTTGCATAAACAATTTAGGCACAGTGAACAACTCATATCAGTTAGGGTGGTTGGGAACCCTCCTGAAATCTAAGTTCCCAGATGTCAGCCAAGGGCTGTTCTTTTAAGTAGGCCTTTCTAAGAGTAAACAATCAGGCCTACCTACTATGTTAACTTTTTATCTACACAGGAAATAAGAAtggttcttttgtttgttgttttgcttttccgATCAAGGAGTTGCTTGGTCTTACTTTAAGGAAGAGTGAATTTCCCTTATAGTAGACGTGTTAGCTCTGTCCCTATAAGAGCATGGTGTGAGAGAGCCTTTAGAAGAGACATGTTGTTTTAAAACTGGGAGATTCAGCTGTCCATAAGACAGACATTAATATCTCTAATGCATTTACTAGAAGAGGTTTATTTCTCCCTAGGCGAATTTACTCATGAGATGCAAGTCAGGATACGACAGGaaatggagaaggaaaagaaggtggAACAATGGAAAGAAAAGTTCTTTGAAGACTACTATGGACAGAAGTAAGGCAGTTGGAGCTATGAGTCCTGGTCTGGGGTTTTGAGGGGATAGAGGTAGATGGTCTCAAAATAGCATATACTTATGTGTTGGACAAGAATGTGGAGATTGCAGTAACACTTGGGTCATTTATCTTAATGCCATTCATAGTGAAGCTAACAGAAGTTTTTCTGTGGTTAGATTGTGCACCACACAGATTTATTTTGTTCTGAGATATCTGTGTTTCTGGGTCCATATTATTCATAGAAATAAAAGAGACATGTCCACTCTGGCCTGAAACTGATggctgtgattttgatttgcaggCTGGGTTTGACCAAAGAAGAGTCATTGCAGCAGAACGTGGGCCAGGAGGAGGCTGAAATCAAAAGTGGCTTGTGTGTCCCAGGAGAATCAGTGCGTATACAGCGTGGTCCAGCCACCCGACAGCGAGATGGGCATTTTAAGAAACGCTCTCGGCCAGATCTCCGAACCAGAGCCAGAAGGAATCTGTACAAAAAACAGGAGTCAGAACAAGCAGGGGTTGCTAAGGATGCAAAATCTGTGGCCTCAGATGTTCCCGTCTACAAGGATGGGGAGGCTAAGACTGACCCAGCAGGGCTGAGCAGTCCCCATCTGCCAGgcacatcctctgcagcacccGACCTGGAGGGTCCCGAATTCCCAGTTGAGTCTGTGGCTTCTCGGATCCAGGCTGAGCCAGACAACTTGGCACGTGCCTCTGCATCTCCAGACAGAATTCCTAGCCTGCCTCAGGAAACTGTGGATCAGGAACCCAAGGATCAGAAGAGGAAATCCTTTGAGCAGGCGGCCTCTGCATCCTTTCCCGAAAAGAAGCCCCGGCTTGAAGATCGTCAGTCCTTTCGTAACACAATTGAAAGTGTTCACACCGAAAAGCCACAGCCCACTAAAGAGGAGCCCAAAGTCCCGCCCATCCGGGTAGGAGACTGTTTGATTCCTGGCTGCCCTGGAGCCAGGTTTTCTTTGAGGGTCATGAGATTATAGAGCCCTTAACTCTGGGGCCCTGAAGTTAATTATGTGGGAATGTAGAGCTTTTTATGAGAGGTTTGCTTGAGACAGCCTTCAAGTTTAGTGAGATAGGTTCTTTTCTTCCTCACTTTTTTGTTCGCTCTGTTGAAGTTACCTTGAGAGGTCAAAGTCCTTTGgggttttaaaatctttttaagatAGCATTAGATTCTTTGCTGTAGTGACTCACACAGTCCCACCAGAAATTAAATTTAGAAGTGTGGCATATAACAGCCCTTGAGCAGAATCTTCTCTGAATGGTGTGTTATGGCAACCATTTTACTATGATGATTTCATTGTTTCAAGGAAATTATTTGATTCTGTATGCCATGACCCTTAAGCTACTAGAATCCTAGTTTTGCTTTACAGTCCCTAGGTCAGATCACCCAGTCAGTTAAaactattttctaattctttttttgcaGATTCAACTTTCACGTATCAAACCACCCTGGGTGGTTAAAGGTCAGCCCACTTACCAGATATGCCCCCGGATCATCCCCACCACGGAGTCCTCCTGCCGGGGTTGGACTGGCGCCAGGACCCTCGCAGACATTAAAGCCCGTGCTCTGCAGGTCCGAGGGGCGAGAGGTCACCACTGCCATAGAGAGGCGGCCACCACTGCCATCGGAGGGGGGGGTGGCCCGGGTGGAGGTGGCGGCGGGGCCACCGATGAGGGAGgtggcagaggcagcagcagtggtgatggtggtgaggcCTGTGGCCACCCTGAGCCCAGGGGAGGCCCGAGCACCCCTGGAAAGTGTACGTCAGATCTACAGCGAACACAACTACTGCCGCCTTATCCTCTAAATGGGGAGCATACCCAGGCCGGAACTGCCATGTCCAGAGCTAGGAGAGAGGACCTGCCTTCTCTGAGAAAGGAGGAAAGCTGCCTACTACAGAGGGCTACAGCTGGACTCACAGATGGGCTAGGAGATGCCTCCCAACTCCCCGTTGCTCCCACTGGGGACCAGCCATGCCAGGCCTTGCCCCTACTGTCCTCCCAAACCTCAGTAGCTGAGAGATTAGTGGAGCAGCCTCAGTTGCATCCGGATGTTAGAACTGAATGTGAGTCTGGCACCACTTCCTGGGAAAGTGATGATGAGGAGCAAGGACCCACCGTTCCTGCAGACAATGGTCCCATACCGTCTCTAGTGGGAGATGATATATTAGAGAAAGGAACTGGCCAAGCTCTTGACAGTCATCCCACTATGAAGGATCCTGTAAATGTGACCTCCAGTTCCACACCTGAATCCTCACCGACTGATTGCCTGCAGAACAGACCATTTGATGACGAATtagggcttggtggctcatgccctcCTATGAGGGAAAGTGATACTAGACAAGAAAACTTGAAAACCAAGGCTCTCGTTTCTAACAGTTCTGTGCATTGGATACCCATCCCATCGAATGATGAGGTAGTGAAACAGCCCGAACCAGAATCCAGAGAACACGTACCATCTGTTGAGCCCCAGGTTGGAGAGAAGTGGGAGAAAGCTGCTCCCACCCCTCCTGCATTGCCTGGGGATTTGACAGCTGAGGAGGGTCTAGATCCTCTTGACAGCCTTACTTCACTCTGGACTGTGCCATCTCGAGGAGGCAATGACAGCAATGGCAGTTACTGTCAACAGGTGGACATTGAAAAGCTGAAAATCAACGGAGACTCTGAAGCACTGAGTCCTCACAGTGAGTCCACAGATACAGCCTCTGACTTTGAAGGTCACCTCACGGAGGACAGCAGTGAGGCTGACACTAGTGAAGCTGCAGTGACAAAGCGATCTTCGGTGGACAAGGATGAGAAACCCAATTGGAACCAATCTGCCCCACTGTCCAAGGTGAATGGTGACATGCGTCTGGTTACAAGGACAGATGGGATGGTTGCTCCTCAGAGCTGGGTGTCTCGAGTATGTGCGGTCCGCCAAAAGATCCCAGATTCCCTACTGCTGGCCAATACTGAGTACCAGCCAAGAGCCGTGTGCCTGTCCAGGCCTGGGTCCTCAGTGGAGGCCACTAACCCACTTGTGATGCAGTTGCTGCAGGGTAGCTTGCCCCTAGAGAAGGTTCTTCCACCAGCCCACGATGACAGCATGTCAGAATCCCCACAAGTACCACTTACAAAAGAGCAGAGCCATGGCTTCCTACGCATGGGATCTTTACATGGTCTTGGAAAAAACAGTGGCATGGTTGGTGGAAGCAGCCCCAGTTCTTTAAGGGCTTTGAAGGAGCCTCTTCTACCAGATAGCTGTGAAACAGGCACTGGTCTTGCCAGGATTGAGGCCACCCAGGCTCCTGGAGCACCCCAAAAGAATTGCAAGGCAGTCCCAAGTTTTGACTCCCTCCATCCGGTGACAAATCCCATTACATCCTCTAGGAAACTGGAAGAAATGGATTCCAAAGAGCAGTTCTCTTCCTTTAGCTGTGAAGATCAGAAGGAAGTCCGTGCTATGTCACAGGACAGTAATTCAAATGCTGCTCCAGGAAAGAGCCCAGGAGATCTTACTACCTCGAGAACACCTCGTTTCTCATCTCCAAATGTGATCTCCTTTGGTCCAGAGCAGACAGGTCGGGCCCTGGGTAATCAGAGCAATGTTACAGGCCAAGGGAAGAAGCTTTTTGGCTCTGGGAATGTGGCTGCAACCCTTCAGCGCCCCAGGCCTGCGGACCCGATGCCTCTTCCTGCTGAGATCCCTCCAGTTTTTCCCAGTGGGAAGTTGGGACCAAGCACAAACTCCATGTCTGGTGGGGTACAGACTCCAAGGGAAGACTGGGCTTCAAAGCCACATGCCTTTGTTGGCAGCGTCAAGAATGAGAAGACTTTTGTGGGGGGTCCTCTTAAGGCAAATGCCGAGAACAGGAAAGCCACTGGGCATAGTCCCCTGGAACTGGTGGGTCACTTGCAAGGGATGCCCTTTGTCATGGACTTGCCCTTCTGGAAATTACCCCGAGAGCCAGGGAAGGGGCTCAGTGAGCCTCTGGagccttctctcccctcccaacTCAGCATCAAGCAGGCATTTTATGGGAAGCTTTCTAAACTCCAACTGAGTTCCACCAGCTTTAATTATTCCTCTAGCTCTCCCACCTTTCCCAAAGGCCTTGCTGGAAGTGTGGTGCAGCTGAGCCACAAAGCAAACTTTGGTGCGAGCCACAGTGCATCACTTTCCTTGCAAATGTTCACTGACAGCAGCACGGTGGAAAGCATCTCACTCCAGTGTGCGTGCAGCCTGAAAGCCATGATCATGTGCCAAGGCTGCGGTGCGTTCTGTCACGATGACTGTATTGGACCCTCAAAGCTCTGTGTATTGTGCCTTGTGGTGAGATAATAAATTATGGCCATGGGAAACATTGTATATTTAGTGTGTGTATTTTGATAATGATTGATCTTAAATCTGTATACAGAATATCATTGATACAATACTCTTTTTAGGCAGGAGCACTCTTGCCTTCCCCCAAAATTTACACTGCTAAAGCCCTCTGTCACTTGGCGACCCTTCTGGTCTTGCTGGAGGGGTTTCCTGGGTATAACCCATTGGGCTGCCCAAGGCCAGCCAGCCTGAGCTCTCCTGCAAGACAGAGCCTGATGTGGCACGGAGTGGGgttgcggggggtggggggactgCCTGACTCCCAGAGGGACTTGAAACTGAAGCAAGAAGGTTGCATTCTCCACCAAGGGAGTTAACCTACCTGAACTAAGTAGAAATGCCAGTCTTCCACTGCCCCCTCCCTgccatcttttcttctgctacttTGGGGAGTTGAT
This window of the Gorilla gorilla gorilla isolate KB3781 chromosome 21, NHGRI_mGorGor1-v2.1_pri, whole genome shotgun sequence genome carries:
- the ASXL1 gene encoding polycomb group protein ASXL1 isoform X8 — translated: MLVKLVSNSWPQVIFPPQLHKALGLQKDALQWSRHPATVEGEEPEDTADVESCGSNEASTVSGENDVSLDETSSNASCSTESQSRPLSNPRDSYRASSQVNKQKKKTGVMLPRVVLTPLKVNGAHVESASGFSGCHADGESGSPSSSSSGSLALGSAAIRGQAEVTQDPAPLLRGFRKPATGQMKRNRGEEIDFETPGSILVNTNLRALINSRTFHALPSHFQQQLLFLLPEVDRQVGTDGLLRLSSSALNNEFFTHAAQSWRERLADGEFTHEMQVRIRQEMEKEKKVEQWKEKFFEDYYGQKLGLTKEESLQQNVGQEEAEIKSGLCVPGESVRIQRGPATRQRDGHFKKRSRPDLRTRARRNLYKKQESEQAGVAKDAKSVASDVPVYKDGEAKTDPAGLSSPHLPGTSSAAPDLEGPEFPVESVASRIQAEPDNLARASASPDRIPSLPQETVDQEPKDQKRKSFEQAASASFPEKKPRLEDRQSFRNTIESVHTEKPQPTKEEPKVPPIRIQLSRIKPPWVVKGQPTYQICPRIIPTTESSCRGWTGARTLADIKARALQVRGARGHHCHREAATTAIGGGGGPGGGGGGATDEGGGRGSSSGDGGEACGHPEPRGGPSTPGKCTSDLQRTQLLPPYPLNGEHTQAGTAMSRARREDLPSLRKEESCLLQRATAGLTDGLGDASQLPVAPTGDQPCQALPLLSSQTSVAERLVEQPQLHPDVRTECESGTTSWESDDEEQGPTVPADNGPIPSLVGDDILEKGTGQALDSHPTMKDPVNVTSSSTPESSPTDCLQNRPFDDELGLGGSCPPMRESDTRQENLKTKALVSNSSVHWIPIPSNDEVVKQPEPESREHVPSVEPQVGEKWEKAAPTPPALPGDLTAEEGLDPLDSLTSLWTVPSRGGNDSNGSYCQQVDIEKLKINGDSEALSPHSESTDTASDFEGHLTEDSSEADTSEAAVTKRSSVDKDEKPNWNQSAPLSKVNGDMRLVTRTDGMVAPQSWVSRVCAVRQKIPDSLLLANTEYQPRAVCLSRPGSSVEATNPLVMQLLQGSLPLEKVLPPAHDDSMSESPQVPLTKEQSHGFLRMGSLHGLGKNSGMVGGSSPSSLRALKEPLLPDSCETGTGLARIEATQAPGAPQKNCKAVPSFDSLHPVTNPITSSRKLEEMDSKEQFSSFSCEDQKEVRAMSQDSNSNAAPGKSPGDLTTSRTPRFSSPNVISFGPEQTGRALGNQSNVTGQGKKLFGSGNVAATLQRPRPADPMPLPAEIPPVFPSGKLGPSTNSMSGGVQTPREDWASKPHAFVGSVKNEKTFVGGPLKANAENRKATGHSPLELVGHLQGMPFVMDLPFWKLPREPGKGLSEPLEPSLPSQLSIKQAFYGKLSKLQLSSTSFNYSSSSPTFPKGLAGSVVQLSHKANFGASHSASLSLQMFTDSSTVESISLQCACSLKAMIMCQGCGAFCHDDCIGPSKLCVLCLVVR